Genomic DNA from Paenibacillus borealis:
CTTTGTAGTGGGCATGCTGCAGGTTGAAGGCTGAGGGAGCCAGCCGTGCCAGTGAGAACATCTCTTCAAGCTCATTCTGCGGGATTTTTACCCCTTCTACGAAATTCATAGCCGATCTGCGGGACTGAACCAATTCTGAAAAAGTACTCATAAATAATTACCTCCATTGTGATATGTATGTTGGTTAGTAATAATCAATAGCTGATATTAATAAATAAACTTACATTAAGTTACTTGCTTAAAATATCACAACCGCAAGCGTTCGTCAATGATTATACAACAATAAATTGTGAATTTAAGTTCAAATAGTCGATAAAATATGAAAACGGAAGAAAAGAAGTGATTTTAATCACAAAATAAGGCTATAAAGCCAATAAGATTGTGACATTTATAACAAACAGAGTGTTATAATAGTCACATAGTTTTTAAGGATGACTATTTTTAAGCAGCAACGCCATTGTAAAGGAGACTTCGTTATGTCAGAAACAATTACTCAAATCCCTTCTGAACAAGAAATACCCGCAGCATCCCTTCCCAAAGAGGATATTCTGAATCAGCTTCTGAAGCCTGAAGTTCAGGAATCCCTAATTCTTCTGGTGGAGCAGCTCCCGCAGATTACACAGCTGGTCAGTGCATTGACCAAATCAGTTGATTTCGTACAGTCGGTTGCATCGGATGAAGTACTCAAAAGTGATACGGTAGGCGCAATCAAAGAGATGGCGGGTCCTGTGGTAGGCTCTGTCAAGAATCTGGCGGCTACGGTTATTGAAGCGAAAGACCGCGCGGATGCAAGCAGTGAAACGGTCAGCCTGTTTGGCATGATGAAAATGATCAAGGACCCTCAGGTACAGAACGTACTCCGTTTCATGAATGCATACCTGCAGGTCAGCGGTGAACGGCAATCCGGTAAATAATTATTGTCAACTCTTAATCGTAAGGACGGAGGAATTATTATGTCAAAACATATAGTCATTCTAGGTGCAGGTTACGGCGGTCTGCTGAGTGCTCTGACCGTGCGCAAATATATGAGCAAAGCTGAAGCCAGAGTTACAGTGGTTAATCAGTATCCCACACATCAGATCATTACAGAACTCCACCGTCTTGCAGCCGGCAGCGCTTCTGAACAGGCAGTTGCCATGCCGCTGGCGAAGCTGTTTGCCGGTAAGGATATCGATCTGAAAATTGCCAAGGTTAATTCGTTCTCGGTGGAGAACAAGCAGGTCATTCTCTCGGACGGGGTAATGCTGACCTATGATGCCCTTGTAGTCGGTCTGGGCAGCACAACGGCTTATTTCGGCATTCCGGGACTTGAAGAATATAGCATGGTGCTGAAATCGGCGGCAGATGCCCTGCGGATTCACGGACATATTGAAGACCGGATCCGTGAATATGCCAAAAGCCGCAACGCGGCTGATGCAACCATCCTGATCGGCGGGGGCGGCTTGACAGGTGTTGAGCTGGTTGGTGAAATTGCCGATGTGCTGCCTAAGCTGACTAAGAAATATGGAGTGAATCCTGCAGAAATTCAGCTGCTGCTCGTAGAAGCCGGACCGAAGATTCTTCCGGTCCTGCCGGATCATCTGATTGAGCGCGCTACAACCAGCCTCGAGAAACGGGGGGTTCAGTTCCTGACGGGTCTTCCCGTTACGAACGTGGCCGGTAATACCATTGACCTGAAGGACGGCCGCCAGATTGTGGCGAATACCTTCGTCTGGACCGGCGGCGTGCAGGGTAACCCGCTGATCGGTGAGTCCGGGCTTGAAGTGAACCGCGGCCGCGCAACCGTGAATGAATTCCTGCAATCCACTTCACACCAGAATGTGTTTGTAGCCGGTGACAGTGCGGTTGTCTTCGCGCCGGACGGCCGTCCGTATCCGCCAACGGCACAGATCGCCTGGCAGATGGGTGAACTGATTGGATACAATCTGTATGCTTATCTGAACGATAAAGCTTCCGAGACATTCAGCCCGGTGAATTCCGGAACACTTGCCAGTCTGGGACGCAGAGACGGGGTGGCGATTGTCGGCGGCAATTCCACACCGCTGAAAGGTCTGCCGGCAACGCTGATGAAGGAAGCCAGCAATATCCGGTATTTGACTCATATTCACGGGTTATTCAGCCTGGCTTATTAATCCTTTATATCCAGCTAATCCATTCCAAGCTGCTTCCATGCAGCTGATAATCCCCTTCAACCGCCTCCAGGCAGTTGAGGGGGATTTTTTTCAATGAGGGAGAGCTGTGTGAAATTACATAGTAAATTACTGGAAGGCGATTTAATCTAAATGAGGTGCATAGCCTGTATATGAACTTTTTACACGGCCTCAGGAGGAGAAGATGATTCGAAACGGGTTTATCTGCAATTGGATGGAGGTTCAGACGGACGGCCAGGGCCGCGGATTGTTTTATAAATATTCTGCCTACAGTGCGCCGGCCGTTATATTTATATCCGGATTGGGTGACGGGTGCGATTCCTGGACCGGTGTGCAGGAGAGTATTGCGCAGCATGCCTCAACCCTGGCTTATGACAGAGCAGGCACCGGGAACAGCCCGGGAGTACCCGGACCGCGTTCCTGTCAGGATCTGGTGGATGAACTGTACCGGCTGCTTTCGCTGCTGGGTATTAAGGCGCCATATATTCTCGTCGGTCATTCCTTTGGCGGGCTGGTAGCCAGGCTCTTCGCTTGCTGCTATCCTGACCGGACAGCAGGACTTGTGCTGATAGATGCCGCAGGCGAATATAAGGAGCTTACTTATGAGCGGGCGCTGCCCCCACAGCATGTTGCGGCGAACCGGGCTTACCTGCTGAACCCTTCGCTTAATCGTGAGCGGATCGACAAGATGCAGAGCTATAAACAGATTTCTGCTGCCAGAGCTTCCATGCCCGGCAACCTTCCGCTGTCTGTGATCACGAGGGGACTTGCGGATGAAGCGGCATCAGACTGGCCGGCACAAGCGATACTTGAGATTGAGCAGAAGAACCAGGCAGAGTTTCTGGAATTGTCTGCGGCCAGCAGGCAGGTGATCGCCGGAAGCAGCGGTCATTATGTCCATCACGACGAGCCTGGACTCGTCATTGATGAAATTATTGGGATGGTACAAGCTCATTCCAACCAACTTCTGAATACAGCCCTGCGGAAGCGCTTAGAGCAGTGAACAGGTTTAATCCGTAAATATGTAATGAAAACGTATTCGCAGGAAAACCTATTTGTTATAATGAATATGTTTATACTATTACAGATGTTTTCATAGGAGGATTTCAGGCATGCCATTTCAAAAGAACGATATCATCCTGTTCCAGGGTGACAGTATTACGGATTGCGGCCGCAATTACGCAGACGCTTCATCGCTTGGTGTAGGTTATGCGCTGATGGCAGGCGCCCGTCTTGGGCTGCAGTATCCGGAGAAGAACCTTACCTTCATCAACCGCGGCATCAGCGGCAACCGCGCTGTGGATTTGCAGGAACGCTGGGACAGGGATTGTCTGGAGCTTAAGCCGACCTGGGTGTCGATCTATATCGGTGTTAATGATACTTGGCGCTGGTTCGATTCCGGGCAGGAGACTACAGCAGCTGAGTTCGAGGCATCCTACCGTGATCTGATTGAACGCGCTAAGCAGAGTTTGGATGCCAAGCTGGTGCTGGTTGAGCCGTTCGTGCTGCCGGTGCCGGAAGACCGTAAGGGCTGGCGTAAGGACCTGGACCCGAAAATTCATGTGGTGCGTGAGCTGGCCCGTGAATATGGCGCTGTGCTGGTCCCTCTGGATGGATTGTTCGCCGCTGCATCGGTTAAGGCCGAACCTGCCTTCTGGGCCGGAGATGGCGTCCATCCTTCACCTGCCGGCCATGCGCTGATCGCAGAAGCCTGGATGAAGGCTGTGGGGGCTATAAGCTAAAGCGGATTATAGCTGGCTGCTCCCTACATATTGAAGTTACTGCACAGACCGGTTCCTGACTCTTCAGCGGGCCGGTTTTTGGCATACACCAGAGCGGACGGTTTGGCTTCCGGACGGCTGCGGGAGAGAGATGAATTTCACTCTGCTTAAGAAGGCTGTTATACTTGATCTATACATAATGATGTGGAGGTGGAACCCATAAGGCGGCTACTGCTGATTCTGCCTGTTCTTCTGGTTGTTCTATTAAGCGGCTGCCAGAATGCTTTCGGCTACATTAATTCAAGATGGATTTCTGAAATTGATCTGACCTATAACTCTATAGAGAGCCAAGCGGAGACGGCTCCCTTTGAGTCCAGGATCTTCAAAGATGGCGATTTCATTAAGACGATGGCTACGGCCATGAATACAAGCAAACGTATTGCGGGCGAGCTGGATTACGATGCGGACTTCCGCATGAAGCTGGTGTACGGAGAC
This window encodes:
- a CDS encoding DUF1641 domain-containing protein translates to MSETITQIPSEQEIPAASLPKEDILNQLLKPEVQESLILLVEQLPQITQLVSALTKSVDFVQSVASDEVLKSDTVGAIKEMAGPVVGSVKNLAATVIEAKDRADASSETVSLFGMMKMIKDPQVQNVLRFMNAYLQVSGERQSGK
- a CDS encoding NAD(P)/FAD-dependent oxidoreductase, with protein sequence MSKHIVILGAGYGGLLSALTVRKYMSKAEARVTVVNQYPTHQIITELHRLAAGSASEQAVAMPLAKLFAGKDIDLKIAKVNSFSVENKQVILSDGVMLTYDALVVGLGSTTAYFGIPGLEEYSMVLKSAADALRIHGHIEDRIREYAKSRNAADATILIGGGGLTGVELVGEIADVLPKLTKKYGVNPAEIQLLLVEAGPKILPVLPDHLIERATTSLEKRGVQFLTGLPVTNVAGNTIDLKDGRQIVANTFVWTGGVQGNPLIGESGLEVNRGRATVNEFLQSTSHQNVFVAGDSAVVFAPDGRPYPPTAQIAWQMGELIGYNLYAYLNDKASETFSPVNSGTLASLGRRDGVAIVGGNSTPLKGLPATLMKEASNIRYLTHIHGLFSLAY
- a CDS encoding alpha/beta fold hydrolase, with translation MIRNGFICNWMEVQTDGQGRGLFYKYSAYSAPAVIFISGLGDGCDSWTGVQESIAQHASTLAYDRAGTGNSPGVPGPRSCQDLVDELYRLLSLLGIKAPYILVGHSFGGLVARLFACCYPDRTAGLVLIDAAGEYKELTYERALPPQHVAANRAYLLNPSLNRERIDKMQSYKQISAARASMPGNLPLSVITRGLADEAASDWPAQAILEIEQKNQAEFLELSAASRQVIAGSSGHYVHHDEPGLVIDEIIGMVQAHSNQLLNTALRKRLEQ
- a CDS encoding SGNH/GDSL hydrolase family protein; this encodes MPFQKNDIILFQGDSITDCGRNYADASSLGVGYALMAGARLGLQYPEKNLTFINRGISGNRAVDLQERWDRDCLELKPTWVSIYIGVNDTWRWFDSGQETTAAEFEASYRDLIERAKQSLDAKLVLVEPFVLPVPEDRKGWRKDLDPKIHVVRELAREYGAVLVPLDGLFAAASVKAEPAFWAGDGVHPSPAGHALIAEAWMKAVGAIS